CCAGAGGGATATTACAGAGCTTTTGAACTAAGCTCGAAAGTTCATTCATTGACGTGTAAGATGCACTAACCGTCATCGGCTAGCCATGTCTTACTGTCAGGACATTACATGTTCGTTCTGCAGTTTTCAAAGAACAAGCGTGTTGATCTTGTCGTCACTCAGCGGCTTCGACATTGTCGTCGGCGCCTTAGGGCGACTTTTTTACTATAACATAGATTCGAGCAACTTTGCAAGTCTTTTTTTGTTTTTTCTTTCGGCCGATCCAGCGGCATCCTGCCAACCGTTCAGCCATGTGACTTGCTCAGCTAACGAATCAAGTTCGCCATCCTCGGTTCAGACTTATTAGAGTCCGTTGCCGAATTTCGGCGACGAAAAATAATTTATCATAGCTTCGCCTATGAAGTCAAGTGTTTTTTTATTTAATGCTGATATTACATGATCACTAAAATATCATGGCCTGTACCTAAGCACAAATCCTTTGGAATCGCCGCCCCTCGGACGGCGGCGGATCTTCTTCGCGAACAGACGCTGGCCGTATTATGATACATGGTCAAGTCTGCTTGAAACGGCGATTCCGGGCATATCTCGACAGTTCGTTCGGCGGAGCGAATCTGGCGAACATGCGGAAGATCACATGGTATCTCGCCTCTATCGCCCTCCTGATGCTCTCGTCGATCCTCTGATCCTTAAGATCAAGCAGCATCTCATCCAATTCCTTGCGCAGGATATAGTCCAATTCCCTGCACTCGCGTTCATTCAGCAGCAAGCCCAGCATAAGGTCAGCCTCCTGTTATTGAAGAACTGGTTCACAAGTGAAAAAAACGCGCTGATTATTAGACGTGCGATTCCCTGCTGCAGTCCAGCTTCCACTTCGCATGCGTCTAATAACATCGCGTTAATGTTATGTACACATTTTGGATTTTTTATGATGGGTTGTGAGAAGTTTTTTAATTCGCTCAGTTTCTTGGATTCGCTACGCTTCAAGCGCACTGTTCAGAAGCCACGGCGTGATCGTACTCTCGATGATAGAGGCGAACAGCAGCAGGATCACCAGGAAGCCAAACAGCGCCAGTCCCGACATGGCGATCTCGCCGAGCGTCTGCACCTGCGCTCTTTGACTCGGGAACAGTCGGCGCAGCGCCGTGATACCTAATCTTAATCCATAGCCAGCCGCGATGAAGATCGCCGGAAGTTCCAATATGCCGTGCGGCAACAATCCTCTGAAGATAAGATCCATAAGGGACAGGTCGGCCGCTTCTTGAAGTCGCAGAGTGAAGCCGATTAATACCCCATTAAACAGCATAGAGAGCACCGGAAACAATCCGAGGAAGATCCCGAGTACCATCATCACGAGTACGGCTCTGACATTGTTCAGAAAGATCACCATAACCGCCGTGAGCGTCGGCGTATCCGACCGCTCGATCTGATCTCGGATCTGGCCAAACACTTGTTCCGTTGTCTG
Above is a window of Insulibacter thermoxylanivorax DNA encoding:
- a CDS encoding stage II sporulation protein M — translated: MQTTIGHGNAELVSQMQLRRREVYDLDKIRMLWRMVLEEINRSKFYILAAVILFAYGIYSGYSSDGLDAMLMQTTEQVFGQIRDQIERSDTPTLTAVMVIFLNNVRAVLVMMVLGIFLGLFPVLSMLFNGVLIGFTLRLQEAADLSLMDLIFRGLLPHGILELPAIFIAAGYGLRLGITALRRLFPSQRAQVQTLGEIAMSGLALFGFLVILLLFASIIESTITPWLLNSALEA